In Capsicum annuum cultivar UCD-10X-F1 chromosome 7, UCD10Xv1.1, whole genome shotgun sequence, one genomic interval encodes:
- the LOC107878682 gene encoding putative late blight resistance protein homolog R1B-8 isoform X2 encodes MAAYAAVTSLLQSLDQLSQTDHSSYSVLYKKDQTEVLSEKYTFLKAFLEDFTNVFHEDIKMKHLERMIQEAAHGVEDTIDSHVYDSLVFLQSRRERRKANTIFHKNLEYAIEEIGLIQREVTKKIKFSRFNSKISHSRDTSSQFPLDQKDMIVGLDEDLLKIKDRLIVQSSRLEVVPIVGMGGIGKTTLARRVYDDSLITYHFYVRAWISVSQEFDRRDIFLGILQSISTVNDEVERNSTTEQLAERVYRSLKGRKYLILLDDMWSIEPWQHVRRSFPDDHNGSRIVLTTRLVDVASSASSANSLHQMRFLSMEESWTLLRDKVFGNDSYPPELEKIGRYIGHQCQGLPLAVVAIGGLLSKMRKETSSWENVAEKLEKLKVEFRKDYMHHHTLWRTADRVYIPRLHIPHYDNFPPKLKKLTLCKTHLQWEEMNFLRKLPNLEVLKLKDRAFHGEIWRLSEEDEEGFFRLKFLLLESMYLEQWEATSYHFPSLEHLVLTDCYSLEQIPFDFADIQTLQLIELHKCMHSVLVSAEQIQEEQQSLGNDDLVIRVNYIHKKIT; translated from the exons ATGGCAGCTTATGCTGCTGTGACTTCTCTTTTGCAAAGCCTAGATCAACTCTCACAAACTGATCATTCATCATATTCTGTTCTTTACAAAAAAGATCAAACTGAAGTCCTCAGTGAGAAGTACACCTTCCTTAAAGCCTTTCTTGAGGATTTTACAAATGTTTTCCATGAAGATATAAAGATGAAACATCTAGAAAGGATGATCCAAGAAGCTGCTCATGGAGTGGAAGATACAATTGACTCACATGTATATGATAGCCTTGTTTTTCTACAAAGCAGGCGAGAACGAAGAAAGGCTAATACTATCTTCCATAAAAACTTGGAATATGCAATTGAAGAAATTGGTTTGATTCAAAGAGAGGTTACGAAAAAGATTAAGTTCAGCAGGTTCAACAGCAAAATCTCACATTCAAGAGATACTTCATCGCAATTCCCTTTGGATCAAAAAGATATGATCGTTGGACTAGATGAAGACTTACTAAAGATTAAAGATCGACTCATCGTGCAATCATCAAGACTCGAAGTAGTTCCCATTGTAGGGATGGGTGGTATTGGCAAGACCACATTGGCTAGAAGAGTTTATGATGATTCTTTGATTACATATCATTTTTATGTTCGAGCATGGATAAGTGTATCTCAAGAATTTGACAGGAGAGATATTTTTCTTGGTATTCTTCAATCAATTAGCACAGTCAACGATGAAGTAGAAAGAAACAGTACTACTGAGCAATTGGCTGAAAGAGTTTATCGAAGTTTAAAAGGGAGGAAGTATCTTATTCTCCTAGATGATATGTGGTCTATCGAGCCTTGGCAGCATGTAAGGAGATCTTTCCCAGATGATCATAATGGAAGCCGAATCGTGTTGACCACGAGGCTTGTAGATGTTGCCTCTTCTGCTAGCTCAGCCAATTCCCTTCACCAGATGCGTTTTCTGAGCATGGAGGAAAGCTGGACTCTTTTACGCGATAAGGTCTTTGGGAACGACAGCTACCCTCCGGAATTGGAGAAAATTGGCAGGTACATTGGCCATCAGTGTCAAGGGTTGCCACTTGCAGTTGTTGCAATTGGTGGGCTACTTTCCAAAATGCGCAAGGAAACAAGTTCTTGGGAGAATGTTGCAGAAAAG CTCGAGAAGCTCAAAGTTGAGTTCAGAAAGGATTATATGCATCATCATACATTATGGAGGACGGCAGATCGGGTGTACATCCCTAGGCTACACATTCCACATTATGACAATTTCCCACCAAAACTTAAGAAGTTAACATTGTGCAAAACACACCTACAATGGGAAGAGATGAACTTCCTTAGAAAATTACCTAATCTTGAGGTGCTCAAACTTAAAGATCGTGCCTTTCATGGAGAAATTTGGAGACTAAGCGAAGAAGACGAAGAGGGATTCTTTCGACTAAAGTTTTTACTTCTTGAGAGCATGTATCTAGAGCAATGGGAAGCAACAAGTTATCATTTTCCAAGCCTTGAGCACTTAGTCCTAACAGATTGCTATTCGTTGGAGCAAATTCCTTTCGACTTTGCTGATATTCAGACACTACAGCTGATTGAACTACACAAATGTATGCATTCAGTTCTTGTTTCAGCAGAGCAAATACAAGAGGAGCAGCAAAGCTTGGGAAATGACGACCTTGTTATTCGTGTCAACTATATAC ATAAAAAGATTACTTGA
- the LOC124900128 gene encoding uncharacterized protein LOC124900128 isoform X1, with protein sequence MRLNLLSLFAEFIKGSTWRHHSKCKKLIKQLKARLVVQKKRRNAIIKQVREDIAQLMQIGNHHLAFSRVEQLYRDECRLSVYNQLDAFCDCISMNLCDISRNSKLSDDVKEALSSMIFAASRCGELPELHSLRDLFKQHFGQAFDRINVELLPGNSVNLETKKHLTHVTKLKEDTKLQFMDEIRILIVLWPTTHGLKA encoded by the exons atgagGTTGAATTTGCTCTCTTTATTTGCTGAATTTATTAAAGGTTCAACATGGAGACACCATTCCAAGTG CAAGAAGCTAATCAAACAGCTTAAGGCACGTTTAGTCGTacaaaagaagagaagaaatgcAATTATAAAACAAGTACGTGAAGACATTGCTCAATTAATGCAGATTGGGAACCACCATCTTGCTTTTTCCAGG GTTGAACAACTTTATAGAGATGAGTGCAGGTTATCTGTATACAATCAGCTTGATGCTTTTTGTGACTGCATCTCTATGAACCTCTGTGATATTAGCAGGAACAG CAAGTTATCTGATGATGTTAAGGAGGCATTGTCCAGTATGATATTTGCAGCATCGAGATGTGGTGAATTACCAGAGCTACATTCCCTCAGGGATCTATTTAAACAGCATTTTGGTCAAGCATTTGATCGAATCAATGTTGAACTTCTTCCAG GTAATTCGGTTAACTTGGAGACCAAGAAGCACCTCACACATGTCACAAAGCTAAAAGAAGACACAAAGCTccaattcatggatgaaataagaATCCTAATAGTTCTATGGCCAACAACTCATGGGTTGAAAGCTTAA
- the LOC107878682 gene encoding putative late blight resistance protein homolog R1A-10 isoform X1 produces the protein MAAYAAVTSLLQSLDQLSQTDHSSYSVLYKKDQTEVLSEKYTFLKAFLEDFTNVFHEDIKMKHLERMIQEAAHGVEDTIDSHVYDSLVFLQSRRERRKANTIFHKNLEYAIEEIGLIQREVTKKIKFSRFNSKISHSRDTSSQFPLDQKDMIVGLDEDLLKIKDRLIVQSSRLEVVPIVGMGGIGKTTLARRVYDDSLITYHFYVRAWISVSQEFDRRDIFLGILQSISTVNDEVERNSTTEQLAERVYRSLKGRKYLILLDDMWSIEPWQHVRRSFPDDHNGSRIVLTTRLVDVASSASSANSLHQMRFLSMEESWTLLRDKVFGNDSYPPELEKIGRYIGHQCQGLPLAVVAIGGLLSKMRKETSSWENVAEKVGSLMTSDSMDCLSILSLSYNHLPPYLKPCFLYIGVFAETREIPVWKLIKLWIAEGFIKKVKHKNLEGVAEETLRELVDRSLVLVGKHSSVGKIKTCKMHDLVRDMCLREAQSENFIHFKTRYGHDSLLENIDCLRRVVDFNKYTHSGLSEFMPLTRTVFFKYPYNLLCLPLQSSFRLLRILDVCFTTSIFYSSESISELVHLRYFACPSYDGLVQSICNLPNIQTIVIHDKSPRDMFIRTHPLAWEVLDMPQLRHIHNKNFSLLIPQPTSLFAERENHLQTLTGLMPSSCNVEVFQRIPNLKKLGILNVDSVATSEKCSCLDNLVHLTQLEKLKVEFRKDYMHHHTLWRTADRVYIPRLHIPHYDNFPPKLKKLTLCKTHLQWEEMNFLRKLPNLEVLKLKDRAFHGEIWRLSEEDEEGFFRLKFLLLESMYLEQWEATSYHFPSLEHLVLTDCYSLEQIPFDFADIQTLQLIELHKCMHSVLVSAEQIQEEQQSLGNDDLVIRVNYIHKKIT, from the exons ATGGCAGCTTATGCTGCTGTGACTTCTCTTTTGCAAAGCCTAGATCAACTCTCACAAACTGATCATTCATCATATTCTGTTCTTTACAAAAAAGATCAAACTGAAGTCCTCAGTGAGAAGTACACCTTCCTTAAAGCCTTTCTTGAGGATTTTACAAATGTTTTCCATGAAGATATAAAGATGAAACATCTAGAAAGGATGATCCAAGAAGCTGCTCATGGAGTGGAAGATACAATTGACTCACATGTATATGATAGCCTTGTTTTTCTACAAAGCAGGCGAGAACGAAGAAAGGCTAATACTATCTTCCATAAAAACTTGGAATATGCAATTGAAGAAATTGGTTTGATTCAAAGAGAGGTTACGAAAAAGATTAAGTTCAGCAGGTTCAACAGCAAAATCTCACATTCAAGAGATACTTCATCGCAATTCCCTTTGGATCAAAAAGATATGATCGTTGGACTAGATGAAGACTTACTAAAGATTAAAGATCGACTCATCGTGCAATCATCAAGACTCGAAGTAGTTCCCATTGTAGGGATGGGTGGTATTGGCAAGACCACATTGGCTAGAAGAGTTTATGATGATTCTTTGATTACATATCATTTTTATGTTCGAGCATGGATAAGTGTATCTCAAGAATTTGACAGGAGAGATATTTTTCTTGGTATTCTTCAATCAATTAGCACAGTCAACGATGAAGTAGAAAGAAACAGTACTACTGAGCAATTGGCTGAAAGAGTTTATCGAAGTTTAAAAGGGAGGAAGTATCTTATTCTCCTAGATGATATGTGGTCTATCGAGCCTTGGCAGCATGTAAGGAGATCTTTCCCAGATGATCATAATGGAAGCCGAATCGTGTTGACCACGAGGCTTGTAGATGTTGCCTCTTCTGCTAGCTCAGCCAATTCCCTTCACCAGATGCGTTTTCTGAGCATGGAGGAAAGCTGGACTCTTTTACGCGATAAGGTCTTTGGGAACGACAGCTACCCTCCGGAATTGGAGAAAATTGGCAGGTACATTGGCCATCAGTGTCAAGGGTTGCCACTTGCAGTTGTTGCAATTGGTGGGCTACTTTCCAAAATGCGCAAGGAAACAAGTTCTTGGGAGAATGTTGCAGAAAAGGTAGGATCACTTATGACCAGTGACAGTATGGATTGCTTGAGCATACTTTCTTTAAGCTACAACCACTTGCCTCCATACTTGAAACCATGCTTCCTTTATATAGGAGTTTTTGCAGAAACGCGTGAGATCCCTGTCTGGAAGTTAATAAAGTTATGGATTGCTGAGGGCTTCATCAAGAAAGTTAAGCATAAGAATCTAGAAGGTGTGGCGGAGGAAACTTTGAGGGAGTTAGTTGATAGAAGTTTGGTTTTAGTGGGGAAACATAGCTCCGTAGGAAAAATCAAGACTTGTAAGATGCATGATCTCGTTCGAGATATGTGCTTGAGAGAAGCCCAATCTGAGAACTTCATACACTTCAAAACGAGGTATGGCCACGATAGTCTTCTAGAAAACATTGATTGTCTGCGCCGTGTAGTTGATTTCAATAAGTATACACACAGTGGACTTTCTGAATTTATGCCACTCACACGTACTGTTTTCTTCAAATATCCATACAATTTATTATGTTTACCCTTGCAATCAAGCTTTAGATTACTTAGGATATTAGATGTTTGCTTTACTACTTCTATTTTCTATAGTTCTGAGTCCATATCAGAACTTGTTCATTTGAGGTATTTTGCTTGTCCATCCTACGATGGCCTTGTACAATCAATATGCAATCTTCCTAATATACAAACCATAGTTATTCATGATAAAAGTCCACGTGATATGTTTATAAGAACTCATCCCTTAGCATGGGAAGTTTTGGATATGCCTCAACTAAGACATATCCATAACAAAAACTTTAGTCTTCTCATACCCCAACCTACATCACTATTTGCTGAGAGGGAGAATCACTTACAAACGCTAACCGGATTGATGCCCTCATCTTGTAATGTTGAAGTGTTCCAAAGAATTCCAAATTTGAAAAAGCTGGGAATTTTAAATGTTGATTCAGTTGCTACTAGTGAGAAGTGTTCTTGTCTTGATAATCTTGTGCATTTAACTCAGCTCGAGAAGCTCAAAGTTGAGTTCAGAAAGGATTATATGCATCATCATACATTATGGAGGACGGCAGATCGGGTGTACATCCCTAGGCTACACATTCCACATTATGACAATTTCCCACCAAAACTTAAGAAGTTAACATTGTGCAAAACACACCTACAATGGGAAGAGATGAACTTCCTTAGAAAATTACCTAATCTTGAGGTGCTCAAACTTAAAGATCGTGCCTTTCATGGAGAAATTTGGAGACTAAGCGAAGAAGACGAAGAGGGATTCTTTCGACTAAAGTTTTTACTTCTTGAGAGCATGTATCTAGAGCAATGGGAAGCAACAAGTTATCATTTTCCAAGCCTTGAGCACTTAGTCCTAACAGATTGCTATTCGTTGGAGCAAATTCCTTTCGACTTTGCTGATATTCAGACACTACAGCTGATTGAACTACACAAATGTATGCATTCAGTTCTTGTTTCAGCAGAGCAAATACAAGAGGAGCAGCAAAGCTTGGGAAATGACGACCTTGTTATTCGTGTCAACTATATAC ATAAAAAGATTACTTGA
- the LOC107878682 gene encoding putative disease resistance RPP13-like protein 3 isoform X3 has product MAAYAAVTSLLQSLDQLSQTDHSSYSVLYKKDQTEVLSEKYTFLKAFLEDFTNVFHEDIKMKHLERMIQEAAHGVEDTIDSHVYDSLVFLQSRRERRKANTIFHKNLEYAIEEIGLIQREVTKKIKFSRFNSKISHSRDTSSQFPLDQKDMIVGLDEDLLKIKDRLIVQSSRLEVVPIVGMGGIGKTTLARRVYDDSLITYHFYVRAWISVSQEFDRRDIFLGILQSISTVNDEVERNSTTEQLAERVYRSLKGRKYLILLDDMWSIEPWQHVRRSFPDDHNGSRIVLTTRLVDVASSASSANSLHQMRFLSMEESWTLLRDKVFGNDSYPPELEKIGRYIGHQCQGLPLAVVAIGGLLSKMRKETSSWENVAEKVGSLMTSDSMDCLSILSLSYNHLPPYLKPCFLYIGVFAETREIPVWKLIKLWIAEGFIKKVKHKNLEGVAEETLRELVDRSLVLVGKHSSVGKIKTCKMHDLVRDMCLREAQSENFIHFKTSSRSSKLSSERIICIIIHYGGRQIGCTSLGYTFHIMTISHQNLRS; this is encoded by the exons ATGGCAGCTTATGCTGCTGTGACTTCTCTTTTGCAAAGCCTAGATCAACTCTCACAAACTGATCATTCATCATATTCTGTTCTTTACAAAAAAGATCAAACTGAAGTCCTCAGTGAGAAGTACACCTTCCTTAAAGCCTTTCTTGAGGATTTTACAAATGTTTTCCATGAAGATATAAAGATGAAACATCTAGAAAGGATGATCCAAGAAGCTGCTCATGGAGTGGAAGATACAATTGACTCACATGTATATGATAGCCTTGTTTTTCTACAAAGCAGGCGAGAACGAAGAAAGGCTAATACTATCTTCCATAAAAACTTGGAATATGCAATTGAAGAAATTGGTTTGATTCAAAGAGAGGTTACGAAAAAGATTAAGTTCAGCAGGTTCAACAGCAAAATCTCACATTCAAGAGATACTTCATCGCAATTCCCTTTGGATCAAAAAGATATGATCGTTGGACTAGATGAAGACTTACTAAAGATTAAAGATCGACTCATCGTGCAATCATCAAGACTCGAAGTAGTTCCCATTGTAGGGATGGGTGGTATTGGCAAGACCACATTGGCTAGAAGAGTTTATGATGATTCTTTGATTACATATCATTTTTATGTTCGAGCATGGATAAGTGTATCTCAAGAATTTGACAGGAGAGATATTTTTCTTGGTATTCTTCAATCAATTAGCACAGTCAACGATGAAGTAGAAAGAAACAGTACTACTGAGCAATTGGCTGAAAGAGTTTATCGAAGTTTAAAAGGGAGGAAGTATCTTATTCTCCTAGATGATATGTGGTCTATCGAGCCTTGGCAGCATGTAAGGAGATCTTTCCCAGATGATCATAATGGAAGCCGAATCGTGTTGACCACGAGGCTTGTAGATGTTGCCTCTTCTGCTAGCTCAGCCAATTCCCTTCACCAGATGCGTTTTCTGAGCATGGAGGAAAGCTGGACTCTTTTACGCGATAAGGTCTTTGGGAACGACAGCTACCCTCCGGAATTGGAGAAAATTGGCAGGTACATTGGCCATCAGTGTCAAGGGTTGCCACTTGCAGTTGTTGCAATTGGTGGGCTACTTTCCAAAATGCGCAAGGAAACAAGTTCTTGGGAGAATGTTGCAGAAAAGGTAGGATCACTTATGACCAGTGACAGTATGGATTGCTTGAGCATACTTTCTTTAAGCTACAACCACTTGCCTCCATACTTGAAACCATGCTTCCTTTATATAGGAGTTTTTGCAGAAACGCGTGAGATCCCTGTCTGGAAGTTAATAAAGTTATGGATTGCTGAGGGCTTCATCAAGAAAGTTAAGCATAAGAATCTAGAAGGTGTGGCGGAGGAAACTTTGAGGGAGTTAGTTGATAGAAGTTTGGTTTTAGTGGGGAAACATAGCTCCGTAGGAAAAATCAAGACTTGTAAGATGCATGATCTCGTTCGAGATATGTGCTTGAGAGAAGCCCAATCTGAGAACTTCATACACTTCAAAACGAG CTCGAGAAGCTCAAAGTTGAGTTCAGAAAGGATTATATGCATCATCATACATTATGGAGGACGGCAGATCGGGTGTACATCCCTAGGCTACACATTCCACATTATGACAATTTCCCACCAAAACTTAAGAAGTTAA
- the LOC124900128 gene encoding uncharacterized protein LOC124900128 isoform X2, whose protein sequence is MRLNLLSLFAEFIKGSTWRHHSKCKKLIKQLKARLVVQKKRRNAIIKQVREDIAQLMQIGNHHLAFSRVEQLYRDECRLSVYNQLDAFCDCISMNLCDISRNSKLSDDVKEALSSMIFAASRCGELPELHSLRDLFKQHFGQAFDRINVELLPGKDYRLYK, encoded by the exons atgagGTTGAATTTGCTCTCTTTATTTGCTGAATTTATTAAAGGTTCAACATGGAGACACCATTCCAAGTG CAAGAAGCTAATCAAACAGCTTAAGGCACGTTTAGTCGTacaaaagaagagaagaaatgcAATTATAAAACAAGTACGTGAAGACATTGCTCAATTAATGCAGATTGGGAACCACCATCTTGCTTTTTCCAGG GTTGAACAACTTTATAGAGATGAGTGCAGGTTATCTGTATACAATCAGCTTGATGCTTTTTGTGACTGCATCTCTATGAACCTCTGTGATATTAGCAGGAACAG CAAGTTATCTGATGATGTTAAGGAGGCATTGTCCAGTATGATATTTGCAGCATCGAGATGTGGTGAATTACCAGAGCTACATTCCCTCAGGGATCTATTTAAACAGCATTTTGGTCAAGCATTTGATCGAATCAATGTTGAACTTCTTCCAG GAAAAGATTATAGACTCTATAAATAG